gattctctcctttgtttttaccttggctaatgtaattatgatgtgccttggtgtgtttcttcttgggtccaacttctttggggctctctgagcttcttggatttcttggaagactatttcctttgccagattggggaagctctcctttattatttgttcaaatatgtgctccatctgttgcttttccccttctggtacccctataattcagatgttggaacatttaaagatgtcctagatactcttaagcttctcctcatttttttgaattcttatttcttcatgctttcctgcttggttgattctatcttccatCTGGTCCACTGTAtggttttgagacccagtttccttcccttcactattggctctcctcctcgtatcttccttcatctcttttatggtaacctgcatcttttcatctcatttgcacccagaatcaaccaattccgtgagctttctgatcaccagtgttttgaactgtgcatctgatagattggctatttcttggttgctcaaaatgatgagtcctgggggactgatctgttctgttggaaacatatctctccctgtctctcctttttctttttcttttttttcccattctggttgctcttgttatggtggggggcagaaccttaggtgttcaccagggctgggcaccccatttgctagattgtgacattatatgtgggggcgggagcagggacaggaggcatcaatggtggtagttctgttctcctgggatctcagtcccttctctgggatcctgggctttgagctctgccctggtccacaatcgccgcctcactgggtctgccagctgcaccttgcgtactcagggtccactgctgtGTTCCCCCGCACCCTGGATGGCTCTAGCACCGAGCTTGTGCCAATTTTTCCCTGACCTCTGCGCGCCACCAACCCGAGCCTGCCCggctcgtcctctcctaccagtctggctgtacgggtctacttcaacttcttggctgtccgacttccattcagataaatcctctatcagttctgggtgttattctagctgtaaattgttgttgttctaatcttggttgtgcgtgaaggtacggtgcgtccacctatgcctccatcttgccagaagtcccccttttgttctgtcatttctttctcttggatGTTATTGCCCTAGAATTTTTGCTCCTGTTTCTGGAAGGAATCTGTCACATGCTGTTTtcagatgttattttaaaattgcctTTGCTTCCTATATAACATACATCTCAGAAGTAAGTCATTCTTCTGAGTCttcagaaaaacataatcttttctttcctatatttattGGCCCCATGGTTTCTGATTTTGGGGctagttttttgctttttattaattttgagagCAGGAATGATCTCTCCAGACATGGTGTTTGCCAACGTATCTTCGTGGGAACTGCCCTTggcttctctctctgctcctttggCTGTGAGTTCAGTTTTATGTTCAGATTTATAACAGGTTgtaaagggaggggaggagggatcatctgatagtttttaaaattcatctgcTCTCATTCAGCTGACTTGAAAAGGGGTTTTCTCTGATCCCTAGTACCTGATTATCATTCTGCCTAGAATCTTCAATGTGGGATTTTACCAGGAATCAGGGATCTTCTCATCACTGCATTGCCCCATTCCTTACCTAGCTGACTTCCAAAATCCCTTTATTATGGAGGCATAATTCCCAGGATTCCATGCGTACTGCTTTGTATGAGAGGAGTACTGgatggcaaatatatatatatatgggtttgTGTCTGGTGACTTGGGGGTACAGAGAACTATGAAGAAAAACACTCTCACCTCAAAACATAAAACTGGACATTACAAGAGCCAAccgcctgattttttttttattcataatagtttaaagaggatttgaattcaggtctgTTTGACTACAGTGTTCAATCTTGATACAGTAGACACTGCTTCTAGAACCTGATCCATTTTCTTGAAAAGGGAGAACCAGATATAAAATAGAAAGACACGTTTCTAGCCCTCAAAGATATAGCCCTCCACCTATAAAATAACAGCACAACTCATGTGGTTAATGCTAGAAGAAAGGTGAGAGAAAGGATTGTTTTTTAACACAAGCATTAGACAATCCATCCAACATAATGTGGTGAACTGCTCTTTGTACGCCATAAAGACATAGGGTACTTGGGGTAAACAAGAGTCGCAGTGTGCTAGGTGTGGTCGGGTTCGTGTCGAGACAGCAGGAGGATCCCTCCCTTTGGTCTGGACACTACAGTCCTGTTAATTCAGCCCCAGATCAAATTATCCTCTTGGCAGCCTCCACGCGCTGGTGACTCACACTGGGCTGGCAGTCAGCTGAAATCGCTAATCTCCCTCGCACGTGCAGCTGTCTGGTTGCATCTCCCCCGCCCTGGCCTGGCTCAGGGCTTCGCGGGGCCTCAACGCTCTGTTTTCATATTCCCTGGAATCCTCTCATTGACAACCGCAGAAATTTCTCCCACTGCACAATCATTATGACAGAAGAGTGACACAAGCTTGAACTGTTCATTTGCCCGTTAAGGTTAAAGGACTAAGTCAATTAGAAAGAGATACAATCAGAAATGATGCCAATTTCCCCCCTTGCACATTGAAGAAATCAACAGTTTTCTCTGTTCTCCTCCTGAATGACTATAATAATAAATTCTCTGCATCCACATTTTCTCTGTAGAGGTCCCAGCGGAGGAACTTTGAAGAATTCTTAAACACAAGGCAGAGAGGTATCTTCAGCCTGTAAGGCTGGTCACCTGCTCCACTTCAAATGTCACTCCAAACGTCTGTATGTTCCCCTGGGAAAGATACCCACTTCTCCCCAAATGACTGGGCCCCAGGAAAGGGGACTAACATTTTTGGAGCATCTGCCATATTTAGTTAGACGTAGGCATTGTATTTACATACGCTATTTATTTCATCGTCATGACAACTTTGTAAGTTATACATGACTCTGTTTAATGGTGACAGGACTGGAGGTACAGGGGGAGTAAGAATATTGTCCCAAGTTTCAcagaaagtaaatgaaagagCCAGGATCTGAACTTCAGAGTGCCTGGATTTCAAACCTAGTCTATTCAACCAAGCAGACACCTGTCCCTTGCCAACGCACAACAACTCCAGGAGAAAATTCCTAGGAAAGCACATTTACCCTGCAGGGAAGATAAGTGAGGCAGTGTGCTTACTTTGGTTTTAGTTTCTAGAACAATGACAAACTCataataagtactcaataagtCACGAAAAAATAAGTATCCAGGCAATAGTCAAGCATTTTCAATTTTGCCTATCACACCACTAACTTTCAGCTAATCAGCATGAATTTATTAAGTTCTTCCCGTGTGCCCAACGGAATATCATGGGGTATGTGGTAAATTTAAGACGATTTGATTTGGACGAAACCCAATATGCATGAACAATAGTCTCCAATTTAATCAAGTAGCAAAATGCATAATAGGAATTGTTGATGCTGTGGATATTGAAAGACAGAGCCCTTGAAGGGACTTCGGGGGAAGGTATCCCAGAGCACAGTGTGCTCACATGGTAGGAGCCTTGAAGAACAGACAGAAGATCAGTGCATTTCACTTAAGGACACATTTTGAGGAAGGAAGGCATAGGCACAGAATGtttggggaaggggaaaaacagAGATGGAGGAGTCATAAGAAATGATCATGCGTTAGAGTAATGTTAGCTGCTCTAACTAACAAACTCAATAATGCATAATGCATAGATCTCACTGGAAGCTTCTTAGTAGCACCCAACGTGTCTTTACTGATGTCTCATTGGCCAGAAAGAACTCAAATGTGTGATCCTGCCTAACTGCAAGAGAGACCAGGAAACGTCTATGTGTGTACACAGGAAGGAGAAGTAGGTTTGGTAAATAGCTAGCTAGTCTCTGCCACAGAAATGAAAtaatctgggaaaacaaaaacacacagagCTGAAGGCTAACAGAGCTGATCTCTGTGCACGTTCCTTTTCCCGACAGTAAAATGGAGTTAACACCTGGACAGCATACTCATCCAGTTGCTTCTGTCAGAGGAACAAATAAGATGATGAATATAAAATTGCTTTGAACATGTAAATGGTTTCTGGTCATCTTCCTGATTGGGGGTTGAATTCCCTTCCCATATGGTAAGAAATGGTTACGTTGTAGCTACACAGAGAAGATGGAGACTATAGCAGTAAATTCAGGAATCGATTAGAGCAAGGAGTTTGGActgagaaaaataggaaatatttttttaagactccttccctaagacacatggacaaaaactaggggtagggggaatgggggggaaggggggagggttgggtgggtgagctggaatgggagtagggggggagaaaactgtacttgaacaatgattaaaataaaatttaaaaaaaaaagaaaagactcctTCCCTTGGATTCAAGAATTTGTCAGCCATAAGTTAGTActgattaaatatttgtttaattagtCAATAGGGTCTTATTCCTTTAGTGTCAGAAAACATATATCCAGGTCATATATAAAAGGAaatcctggggccctggctggcatagctcagtggattgagcgcgggctgcgaaccaaagcatcgcaggttcgattcccagtcagggcacatgcctgggttgcaggccacggcccccagcaaccgcacattgatgtttctctctctctttctttctccctcccttccctctctggaaataaataaataaaatctttaaaaaaaatcctgggaGTGAAAATGTAAGACAAAAGGAGGAagagtaagagaagaaaaaataagacaaggcGATGTGGAAAGATCATGGAATGCTACCTTGCTTTACACCTGTAACTTCTGTTTATGTTACAGTATTTAATCATggtaaaaaatatgatttttgtaGAGGAGGAAACCAAAGTCCATAGAAATTATATCAATTGAAGGAAGTTGCATTGGTGCCGATTGGCAGAACAAAAATTTGAATCAGAATCAAATACCAAATCCATGCTTTCCCCCCTGCTTCTCACTGTTTCTATTAGTTAGCAAGGTAGGAGAAAATGCTAGGGACAATGTTTAGTCCTTAAATCCTTGTGTGTTCTTctcttaatttatattatttcagCATGAAAACATTTGAGGGATATTTCAATGGACCCATCTTATATTGTGCAAACATAAGTTGAGGTTTTAAAGAACAATCGTTTTGAGTTTCATTTCACAACAAATTTGTACATCTGTTTACTAAAGAACTTATTACCCCGATAGGTTTCTTGGCAACTGAGCTATTTTTACCTACAGAGAACTAAAAAGGAACTGAAGGGTATTTAAAACAACAGATTCCCAACTGTTGGGAATTATGAACCCAGGTCCTTGTTTAATTTCTTCCTGAACAGCTGCCTCCTCCTATCGCAGCCCAAGTCCTGCTTTTCAATGGCCACTTTCTGAACACCTACTGCCCAGGGGCGGGGGAAGCTCACGGGCAGCCTAGACCTCCTGTCTAGcggatgctcagtaaatgctggccGGTGAGAATGCTGTGAAGCAACTGGGATGATTCTTACCTTAGGACACCATGCAGCTTATTTCAATTCCTTCCCTCAAATACCTACTGATTACCACCTGAGTAGCATGGCACTGTGGGACTGGAGTAAACCCTGGGTCAGAGATTTCTGCTTGTGATAGCTCAGCAGGTTTCTCAGCCTCTTTAATGCTCAAACATCTTAATTATTACATTGTAAAGTAAGACCTGTTTAGCAAATTTGCTGTGGCAATCACCTAGTCAAGGGCCCGGGATAGAAATCATATTTGAGGAAAGATGATAGAGAAATTCATGCTTCGACTGAATTtcgaagattttatttatttatttccagagagggaagggagggagaaagaaagagagagagaaacatcaatgtgcggttgctgggggctgtggcctgcaacccaggcatgtgtcctgactgggaatcgaacctgcgatgctttggttcacagcccgtgctcaatccactgagctatgccagccagggccccaggattttctttttctttttttttttctttccttcccatttaCAGTAACAGAGCAATAGTGGGACCCTAAGTAGaggtttgattttatttattttttaaaaagattttatttatttatttttagagaggtgggaagggagggagaaagaggaggagaaacattgatgtgcaagaaatacatcaattggttgcctctcgcatgcccccgcctgggacctggcccacaacccaagcgtgtgccctgaccgggaatcaaaccagcaacctttcccttcacaggccagcactcaatccactgagccacaccagccagggcagaggtttgatttttaaagaggtgGAAGTGTCATTCCATTTCTATCAgctcaaggtaaaaaaaaaaaaaaccttcattgTCCTGGGTTCCTACCCCCAAAAGGTGACATATGCTTCAGAAAGATGGTTGAATATTCTCCCAGGCTttatcattatcaccatcatccAGTTCTCCCGTCATATCTCATCACCCTCGTGAATAATTATAGCTAACCTAATTATAATTAAGTGTTTGCTATAGTCCGGGCACTGTGCTAAATAAAACCTGTGTACGCAGAGCTCATTTCGGCATCTCCTTGGAGTGAACTACTGTCCTTTCCTATCAGAGTTGGAGATGCCACGTAGCGCAGTCAAGAGGCCCTTCACCACTGGAGCTCACCACCACTTGCCGGGTTTAAATCCTTGTCCACTGGGGCAcattactcaacctctctgtccTCTATGCTCAGTCAAAGGGAGGTGATGATTATGAGACTACCTGCTTCATAGGAATGAAAATATTAGCATATAGTGCTTTCATATTTTGCAGAGTAAGAATTCCACAGatgtttgatattttttctttatttttattcttgatacTCTttcagatgtccccattttcttccccattgccctcctcctcctcccagaccccactcccccttttctctggccatcaccacacggCTGTCTGTGGCCATGGGTTATACACACACGTCCTGCGGCTAATCCCTTCTCCATCTTTCATCCAGCGCCTCCCCTTTCTTATCTGTCTTTCATATACAGAGATAGACTCGGGCTAAGCTGAGCTTGTGTAACTTTTAACAGTGGCAGTGAGGTCAGGCTGTAAGCAATCCATTTCTAGGGCTTGCGTTCAAAACCTCCACACCCACATCAAAACAGAGGTTAATCACTAAACCTGTCAACAATCGCAAAGCTGGCGCAGTGCCATCTCAATAAGGGCGGGGACAGGCACAGATGACAGAGGCTCACCCCACATCCTCACGGGCTGCAGTCAAAGTGAAACATGACGCGTTTCCAGATTTCCATGACACTCTCCAAACAGGGTGGAGACACTGATTTAAAACCCCGAAATCCTGACACTTGAGTTGCAGAGAATGTCAGGAACAAGTACATGGGAATCTTTCCTCTGTCTTTTAAGGCCTGAGCTCAGCTGAACTTTTAAAGGGCAGACAGAAATTTCTCctcacctccctttcctctcaaGTTCTGCAGACTAAGCCCGAGGACAGCCTGTTCTGAGTGTGGGTTGTCAGCAGAGACTGGACACCCAGGGTGGCTTAAGTTACTAAACTGAATGTGGAATCTAGTCTTTCTCTTGAAGATAGCCAGTGGtcaggctgccctgcctgggtaATTAGGCTGGGTTTTTAAATCCACAACTTTGTCCAACAGCAATTTAATTCACGCAATCCCAACGTAGGCACTTACCGGTACCTCCCAGCTCTTTCTCAGGATGCATTTAGCAACAGCTGTGACTGAGGTTTGACACCAAcgtttaataataaattaaagcaCCAACTCCACGTTTTATAagaacacacacacttttttcctctttgttattttttattatgtgcaCAGGCTGAGCCAATCATTTCTGGACTTTAAGAGTGTTTCATGttttgcttccccccccccctcaaatCTGGCACCCCAAGTATTGCATGACAGAGTTGATTCAGAAGCGATCTCCAAGACTTCAACTTGGGGGGCCCAACCAGGTCTAAATGAAAACCATCCTGGCCAGCCCTGGGGAAGCCTAAAGTTTGAGCACAAGCTCTGTAATGGGGGCAGGTTGCCAGGGACCCTCCTCTGTGTTGTAAGGATCGCGGGGTACTCAATTAGGTGTTCCAGAATGCTGTGTCCTCTGCTAAGTGTCCAGAGAGCTGTGTCCATGGCATATggttccttgaatttttttttttaatctgagaacttttctgtttgttttgcaaaaatgaaaacagagggTTAGGTATCTTTAAGAAACCCATTTGCCTAATAGCGAGCTCTGAACAACTAAAACTCTTGTCTGTCCCTCAAACCACATCCCCATTGCTTTCACTGGCTCTCCTTCCACAACTCCTAGACCAGACCTTTTGGTGTTCTTTTTTCCCAAAGCACTGGCTTAATGTTGTTTTTGTACACTGCTTTCAGAGTTCTGACCTTGGACACCCAAGCCATGAGTTAGGCTCACAAAAGAGCATGGCCCACATTGGCTTGAAGAACCTCAGCTATGAAAGGATTGTACAGGTTACCTTGTTCCTCTGGCCTTTAATTCCCAATTCTCCACAGAAGTGATCTAGTCCTGTGATTACAAACTATCCTTTGCCAGCCCCTGTTTTTGTCTGagcttcaattttttattttatttttgtctcagaTGTTGGTGTTAGGCTCAAATTATGCTCAATGTTTCTTTTGACTCTGAAATTATTATGTTTCTATGATTGATATTTTAGTGCCTCCTTCCTGCATAGGAGCTTTCTTAACCTCATCAAAGAATGTTGTAAATAAGGAAACAGAGCAGACGAAGCAAAGCTTTTAGAGTTCTTCTTAATTTCCAACTAATGATCAATCTCATAGGCCTTTTAAAACCCTAAAATGTCAGGGCAATTACTCAGAAATAGGACTGTAAGAAAGCAATGGTACTATTgcttacaaagagaaaagaaggccAGACACTGAGCAGCTCACACTCCTTCGCATACCTCGCTCCACTTCCTCCACAGCCATGTCTGACAAATCTGATACGGCCAAGATTAAGAAATTCAATAATTCaaaattgaagaagacagaagTGCAAGAGAAAAATCCACTGCCTTCCAAAGAAATGATTGGACAGGAGAAGCAAGCAGGCGAATCGTAATGAGGCCCGCACCATCAATATGCACTCTACATTCCGCAAGCATTTACTTCTTTTAGCTGTTTGATTTTGTAAGATGCAAAGAGATTGGATCAGTTTAAAAGGCTGTGCTGCCCCTTCTCACATCAGAGAACTGCTGACTATGAAGGCCACTCCTGCCTCTCCCATCCGCCTGACTGGCTGGCTGGTAGGGAAGGAACAGCGCTCGCAGGTCCATGAAGGAAAAGGCTGGGTGGGAGCACAGCGAAATCTGGAGTAAAAACCAAGCTGGTCCATGTGTCCTACAGGCTGTAAAGTACAGTCTAGTCAGAgtgcctttttttgttgttagaatgattttaattattggaATGCACAATTATTTcacatgcaaattaaaagttttgaaaacaaaaaatagaggaagaggaaagaagaatatTCATGATTTGATCATGAAATCCTCTTCATTATTAGTAGTAAGCAAGCTATGGCTTCAAGACCAaggatcttccttttctttttctgttttgcatgcactggttgcttcttttttaaagtatattttggtgATTATGTTATtctagttgtcccattttatttctgccccttgttcccctccaccctcttccccccctcctaccagcatccctcctccacttagttcatgtccgtgggtcattcatacaagttctttggcttctacatttcctgtgctattcttaacattccctattttgtacctaccatcgatgcttctttttccctgtaccttttcccccat
This DNA window, taken from Phyllostomus discolor isolate MPI-MPIP mPhyDis1 chromosome 7, mPhyDis1.pri.v3, whole genome shotgun sequence, encodes the following:
- the LOC114514844 gene encoding thymosin beta-4-like — translated: MSDKSDTAKIKKFNNSKLKKTEVQEKNPLPSKEMIGQEKQAGES